From Enterobacter roggenkampii, a single genomic window includes:
- the tnpC gene encoding IS66 family transposase: MNDISSDKILLLKQRLAEQEALNRALLEKLADREREIDHLQAQLDKLRRMNFGSRSEKVSRRIAQMEADLKVLQKESDTLTGRVDDPAVQRPLRQTRTRKPFPESLPRDEKRLLPAATCCPECGGALSYLGEDAAEQLELMRSAFRVIRTVREKHTCTQCDAIVQAPAPSRPIERGIAGPGLLARVLTSKYAEHTPLYRQSEIYGRQGVELSRSLLSGWVDASCRLLSPLEEALQDYVLTDGKLHADDTPVPVLLPGNKKTKTGRLWTYVRDDRNAGSALAPAVWFAYSPDRKGIHPQSHLAGFSGVLQADAYAGFNELYRNGQITEAACWAHARRKIHDVHVRTPSVLTEEALKRIGELYAVEAEIRGMPAEQRLGERQQKAKLRLKSLESWLREKMKTLSRHSELAKAFTYALNQWPELTYYAEDGWVDADNNIAENELRMVSLGRKNFLFFGSDHGGERGALLYSLIGTCKLNGVDPESYLRHVLNVIADWPVNQVSELLPWRVTLSTE, translated from the coding sequence ATGAACGACATCTCTTCTGACAAAATCCTTCTGCTGAAACAGCGGCTTGCCGAACAGGAAGCGCTGAACCGTGCCCTGCTGGAAAAGCTGGCCGACCGTGAGCGCGAAATAGACCACCTGCAGGCGCAACTGGATAAACTCCGCCGGATGAACTTCGGCAGCCGTTCCGAAAAGGTATCCCGTCGTATCGCACAGATGGAAGCTGACCTGAAGGTGCTTCAGAAAGAAAGCGATACGCTGACTGGTCGGGTGGATGACCCGGCAGTGCAGCGCCCGCTGCGTCAGACCCGCACCCGCAAACCGTTCCCGGAGTCACTCCCTCGTGACGAAAAACGACTGCTGCCGGCAGCGACATGCTGTCCGGAGTGTGGCGGAGCGTTGAGCTACCTGGGTGAGGATGCCGCCGAACAGCTGGAGCTGATGCGCAGCGCCTTCCGGGTTATCCGGACAGTACGTGAAAAGCATACCTGTACTCAGTGCGATGCCATCGTGCAGGCTCCCGCTCCTTCGCGGCCCATCGAACGGGGTATCGCAGGACCGGGGCTTCTGGCCCGTGTGCTGACCTCAAAATATGCAGAGCACACACCGCTGTATCGACAATCTGAAATATACGGCCGACAGGGCGTGGAGCTGAGTCGCTCACTGCTGTCGGGCTGGGTGGATGCAAGTTGCCGGCTGTTGTCACCACTGGAAGAGGCGCTTCAGGACTATGTCCTGACGGACGGCAAACTCCACGCCGATGACACGCCCGTCCCGGTACTGTTGCCAGGTAACAAGAAAACGAAGACCGGGCGGTTGTGGACGTACGTTCGCGACGACCGCAACGCCGGGTCAGCGCTGGCGCCGGCCGTGTGGTTCGCTTACAGCCCGGACAGAAAAGGCATCCACCCGCAGAGCCATCTTGCGGGCTTCAGCGGTGTTCTGCAGGCGGATGCGTACGCCGGGTTCAACGAGCTGTACCGCAATGGACAGATAACTGAAGCAGCCTGCTGGGCTCACGCCCGCCGCAAGATCCATGATGTGCACGTTCGTACTCCATCAGTGCTGACGGAGGAGGCACTGAAGCGTATCGGCGAGCTGTATGCTGTTGAGGCGGAGATAAGGGGAATGCCGGCAGAGCAGCGCCTTGGCGAACGTCAGCAGAAAGCAAAACTGCGACTGAAATCCCTGGAAAGCTGGCTGCGTGAAAAGATGAAAACGCTGTCGCGGCACTCAGAGCTGGCGAAAGCGTTCACGTACGCTCTGAACCAGTGGCCGGAACTGACGTACTATGCGGAAGACGGCTGGGTCGACGCCGATAACAACATCGCTGAAAATGAACTGCGGATGGTCAGCCTGGGGCGCAAAAACTTCCTGTTCTTCGGCTCTGACCACGGTGGTGAGCGCGGAGCGCTACTGTACAGCCTGATCGGTACATGCAAACTGAACGGCGTGGATCCAGAGAGCTACCTCCGTCATGTACTCAACGTTATAGCTGACTGGCCGGTCAATCAGGTCAGCGAACTGTTACCCTGGCGCGTAACCCTGTCAACTGAATAA
- a CDS encoding rhodanese-like domain-containing protein gives MSYRDLFPAPPEYVLRENCSDAGVLGMLQAGEVIKIITGIGDVLTDTVMTYDSQSNRFSLLRLKKRVNLVINTPYDELCEIESINFNQLMSMKTHNDNLFLLDVREHIERNVFSIGGMHIPLRALPTRIAELPQDQLIVCYCQSGSRSKRATLFLQEQGFSHVVNLTGGIMGVI, from the coding sequence GTGAGCTATCGAGATTTATTCCCGGCACCTCCTGAATACGTGCTGCGCGAAAATTGCAGTGACGCAGGTGTATTAGGTATGCTGCAGGCCGGGGAAGTGATCAAGATAATTACCGGGATTGGGGATGTACTTACTGATACTGTCATGACTTACGATTCACAAAGCAATCGTTTCTCATTACTACGGCTCAAAAAACGCGTTAATTTAGTTATCAATACGCCTTATGATGAATTATGTGAGATTGAAAGTATCAATTTCAATCAATTGATGTCTATGAAAACACATAATGATAACCTGTTTTTATTGGATGTTAGGGAACATATTGAGCGGAATGTTTTTTCCATAGGAGGAATGCACATCCCGTTACGGGCGTTGCCAACGCGAATTGCTGAACTCCCTCAGGACCAGCTAATAGTGTGTTACTGTCAATCCGGAAGTCGGAGCAAACGCGCTACCCTGTTCCTACAGGAACAGGGATTTTCCCACGTCGTTAACCTTACCGGGGGGATTATGGGTGTGATATGA
- a CDS encoding type II toxin-antitoxin system Phd/YefM family antitoxin, giving the protein MAFQVLTTTAASITELKRDPMGTFHAGDGAPVAILNRNEPAFYCVPPALYAQLMELLEDEELGRIVDERAGERVIEINIDDL; this is encoded by the coding sequence ATGGCATTTCAGGTTCTGACCACCACAGCAGCGAGTATTACTGAGCTTAAACGTGACCCAATGGGTACGTTTCATGCAGGGGATGGCGCTCCGGTAGCCATTTTGAATCGCAATGAGCCTGCATTTTACTGCGTACCACCGGCGCTCTATGCACAGCTGATGGAATTGCTGGAAGATGAGGAACTGGGACGCATTGTTGATGAGAGAGCCGGTGAAAGGGTTATCGAGATTAATATCGATGACCTATAA
- a CDS encoding anthrax toxin-like adenylyl cyclase domain-containing protein: MTVYLQQSISIIEGTSLNLGVLCLNQRSKKKTEPSHSVHDDYEYKQFISREDNVDIIKSLSIKDMNINLLYIDAFKRVSSKYRVVLGIRAPNPLSETFLREGYPSKNFHMKAKSSTTGPTAGFIAEKSIYSKVPTTSYSKQTNYLADAVKNGSKAINLIISRTHISELINTGNLTSHGGDSYSAFYPSGRQYFIIKDDGQVFDDKFNPVRVMSNPKESEIEYTEPRPITADYDLFSIVPRVNQSFNIRPLELRPKILKGRFNYDSLKPKALSGQDEDINMGNIHFFGKTIIDSLNKEFFSEGYRGGKLVWHNDETGNPFSPGFDITDKPIFVHPAGHVIQIHSLGTLLNFYEQLRREGYAPEYSPIFGF, from the coding sequence ATGACCGTTTACTTACAACAGTCAATAAGTATAATAGAGGGTACTTCATTAAATTTGGGTGTTTTATGTTTGAACCAGCGATCAAAAAAAAAGACTGAACCTTCTCATTCTGTTCATGATGATTATGAATATAAACAGTTCATTAGCAGAGAAGATAATGTCGACATTATTAAATCTTTAAGTATAAAAGATATGAATATAAACTTATTATATATCGATGCATTTAAGCGCGTGTCATCAAAATATCGAGTAGTACTTGGAATAAGAGCTCCCAACCCGCTTAGTGAGACATTTTTACGTGAAGGTTACCCATCAAAAAATTTTCATATGAAAGCCAAATCCAGCACTACAGGGCCTACTGCTGGATTTATCGCAGAAAAATCAATATATTCTAAAGTCCCGACAACCTCTTATAGCAAACAAACTAATTACTTAGCCGACGCCGTTAAAAATGGATCAAAAGCAATTAATTTAATAATCAGTAGAACCCACATAAGTGAATTAATTAATACGGGAAACCTAACTAGCCATGGAGGGGATAGTTATTCCGCTTTTTACCCCAGTGGTCGACAATACTTCATTATTAAGGATGATGGACAGGTGTTTGATGATAAATTCAATCCTGTACGGGTTATGAGTAATCCTAAAGAGTCAGAAATTGAATATACTGAGCCTCGGCCAATCACTGCAGATTATGATCTTTTTTCAATAGTTCCTCGGGTTAACCAATCTTTTAATATTAGGCCACTAGAATTACGACCAAAGATTTTGAAGGGGCGTTTCAATTATGATTCCCTTAAACCAAAAGCGTTATCTGGCCAAGATGAAGACATCAATATGGGAAACATACATTTTTTTGGCAAAACTATTATCGACTCACTCAATAAAGAATTTTTTTCTGAGGGTTATCGGGGAGGTAAACTAGTCTGGCATAATGATGAAACTGGAAATCCTTTTAGTCCAGGATTCGATATTACGGATAAACCTATATTTGTTCATCCTGCTGGACACGTTATTCAAATTCATTCATTGGGAACTTTACTCAATTTCTACGAGCAGCTCAGACGAGAAGGGTATGCTCCCGAATACAGTCCGATTTTTGGGTTTTAG
- the tnpB gene encoding IS66 family insertion sequence element accessory protein TnpB (TnpB, as the term is used for proteins encoded by IS66 family insertion elements, is considered an accessory protein, since TnpC, encoded by a neighboring gene, is a DDE family transposase.) produces the protein MNDSLSRDIKVDFYHLAAKVLTALKDDPMSGHVFIFRGRSGSQVKLLWSTGDGLCLLTKRLERGRFAWPSARDGKVFLTPAQLAMLMEGIDWRHPKRLLTSLTML, from the coding sequence TTGAACGACTCGCTGAGTCGGGATATTAAAGTCGATTTCTATCATCTGGCCGCAAAGGTGCTGACGGCGCTGAAAGACGATCCGATGTCCGGCCACGTCTTCATCTTCCGGGGACGCAGTGGCAGTCAGGTGAAACTGCTCTGGTCAACCGGCGACGGGCTGTGCCTGCTGACCAAACGGCTGGAGCGCGGTCGCTTCGCATGGCCCTCTGCCCGTGATGGCAAAGTGTTCCTGACCCCGGCACAGCTGGCGATGCTGATGGAAGGCATCGACTGGCGACACCCCAAACGGTTGCTGACATCTCTGACCATGCTGTAA